One Hevea brasiliensis isolate MT/VB/25A 57/8 unplaced genomic scaffold, ASM3005281v1 Scaf420, whole genome shotgun sequence genomic window carries:
- the LOC110645610 gene encoding uncharacterized protein LOC110645610, translating into MVPNGETLVGSYCKGDNVHKPSRLSMEGLQRTLSDISLELSKETSSSDPKLPPISEVQDSKCECCGMSEECTDEYIKRVRGKFLGKFVCGLCAEAVQQEMEKNGGKREEALNEHMNVCVKFNRHFRVNPILHQAEAMREILKKSSSIKNRAKSISPRDSGSQRKGGIARSSSCIPAIYKNGDQPLGSD; encoded by the coding sequence atggtacccaatggagaaaccctcGTTGGCTCATATTGCAAGGGGGACAATGTTCACAAACCTAGTCGACTTTCCATGGAAGGACTTCAAAGAACATTATCAGATATCTCCTTGGAACTGAGCAAAGAAACCTCTAGTAGTGATCCAAAGCTCCCACCAATATCAGAGGTACAAGACTCAAAGTGTGAGTGCTGTGGCATGTCTGAGGAGTGCACCGACGAGTATATAAAACGGGTGCGTGGTAAGTTCTTGGGGAAGTTCGTTTGTGGGTTATGTGCAGAAGCTGTCCAGCAGGAGATGGAGAAAAATGGAGGCAAAAGAGAAGAAGCCTTAAATGAGCACATGAATGTTTGTGTAAAGTttaataggcattttagggtaaatCCTATCTTGCACCAAGCTGAGGCAATGCGAGAGATCTTAAAGAAGAGCTCAAGTATTAAGAATAGAGCCAAGTCCATAAGCCCTAGAGATAGTGGTAGTCAAAGGAAGGGTGGTATTGCAAGGAGTTCCAGTTGTATTCCTGCAATATATAAAAATGGAGATCAACCACTAGGGAGTGATTAA